A window of Syntrophorhabdaceae bacterium genomic DNA:
AGATATCTTCTTCCCTGAAAGGTACGGGGGTGAACTTCGGATAGGCGCAGATGGTTCCCAGGGCGAGAAATTTCTCGACTCCCGCCATATAGCCCTCGTGGATCAGTTGTATTCCCATCAGGGCATTTTCATAAAAAAGGGTTGCGGGGTTCTCCTGATTAAATCCGATACCCCCCACTTTAGCGGCGAGATGGATTATCAGATCGGGCCGGAGATCGACATACATTCTTTTGATGTCCGCGATATTTACGAGATCGTATTCGGGCAAATCCGCGATGAATATATCGCGGCAGCCGCGGTCCTCCCTGAGCTTTCTCACGAGGTGAGTCCCCAGAAAGCCTTTTCCGCCGGTCACGACAATTCTTTTATCTGCCAGTAAAGAGGTCATGTTCTATATCTTGTGGTTATTGCGGAGGAGACTAGTGCCTCACGAGTAGAGGCGCTAGTCTCTCAGGTTGATACTCTGGTAAAGAGAAAAATCATGGCTTGTATATCCGAAGCCTTTTTCAAGGCACGCATGGACCCCTTCACCGGGGGGCTCGATTTTTACCATTTTGAGGTCGTAATCGGCCATGATCCTCACCAGATCGTCGAAGGTGGTCCGGGGCTGCCATCCCAACTGCTTTTTCGCCTTCGTAATATCTGCCTGCAAGAAATCGACTTCCGTGGGACGGAAATAACGGGGATCCACCTCGACGAGCACGTCACCCGCATGGAGATGAGGTGCGCATGCCGACGCACGGGGCGACAGGGAACGGATGTACCCCTTCTCGTCCGACCCGTTGCCTCGCCATTCCATCTCCACTCCCACGTAACCGAATGCAAGGTTCACGAACTCCCTTATGGAATGACTCTCCCCTGTCCCCACCACATAGTCGTCCGGCTTATCCTGCTGGAGCATGAGCCACTGCATCTCCACGTATTCCGGAGCGAATCCCCAGTCCCTCTTGGCATTCAGGTTGCCGAGGTAGAGGCGTTGCTGGTTTCCCGCGAGGATGTTGGCGAGGGCCCTCGTGATTTTTCTCGTGACGAAAGTCTCCCCTCTCCGGGGCGACTCATGATTAAAAAGAATGCCGTTGCAGGCAAATATTCCATACCCTTCCCTGTAGTTTACAGTCATCCAGTAGGCATATATTTTGGCTGCCGCATAAGGACTCCTGGGATAGAAGGAGGTATTTTCACTCTGGGGGGGCGGAGACGCGCCGAAAAGCTCCGATGACGATGCCTGATAGAACCGGG
This region includes:
- the gmd gene encoding GDP-mannose 4,6-dehydratase, which encodes MKRALITGITGQDGSYLAEFLLSKGYEVHGLIRRASTFNTGRIDHIYSDPHTPDVRLFLHYGDLTDSGQIMNLIYNIKPDEVYHVGAQSHVKVSFDMPEYTGDVTGLGTTRFLEAVRRSGITTRFYQASSSELFGASPPPQSENTSFYPRSPYAAAKIYAYWMTVNYREGYGIFACNGILFNHESPRRGETFVTRKITRALANILAGNQQRLYLGNLNAKRDWGFAPEYVEMQWLMLQQDKPDDYVVGTGESHSIREFVNLAFGYVGVEMEWRGNGSDEKGYIRSLSPRASACAPHLHAGDVLVEVDPRYFRPTEVDFLQADITKAKKQLGWQPRTTFDDLVRIMADYDLKMVKIEPPGEGVHACLEKGFGYTSHDFSLYQSINLRD